The following proteins are co-located in the Vigna angularis cultivar LongXiaoDou No.4 chromosome 2, ASM1680809v1, whole genome shotgun sequence genome:
- the LOC108329555 gene encoding uncharacterized protein LOC108329555 isoform X2, whose translation MDMCSHDNFVNILGMTFSESLHIEDAQKPVHDPQGNDICSESDEKLCGAINKQETKVNTMCLTKSATFPTPNTTLPSSSSDEEANTLVTESLSEHSAHQTYSRSISLPAPLKLVSAMKGSREKHGGSQVKLNVKWAPDVYDPIPTLLSHTVKSNKKQQKSRKKKPEKKNGKKGQKGNSSRGGNSKDKQFRKMSGTSGLCYKSMDSCDKVLVASTELDALDSNCGTSFLKKSVTEVHYSVAEAL comes from the exons ATGGACATGTGCTCTCatgacaattttgtaaatattcttGGAATGACTTTTAGTGAGTCACTACATATTGAAGATGCCCAGAAACCTGTACACGATCCCCAGGGTAATGATATCTGTAGTGAGAGTGACGAAAAATTGTGTGGAGCAATTAACAAGCAAGAGACAAAAGTAAACACGATGTGTTTGACAAAATCTGCAACCTTCCCAACTCCTAATACAACATTGCCTTCAAGCTCGTCTGATGAGGAGGCCAATACATTGGTCACAGAATCACTATCTGAGCATTCTGCTCATCAAACTTACTCACGCTCAATATCTCTGCCT GCTCCTCTGAAGCTCGTATCTGCCATGAAAGGTAGCCGTGAGAAACATGGGGGATCACAGGTGAAACTAAATGTGAAATGGGCGCCCGATGTGTATGATCCGATACCTACATTGTTATCACACACTGTCAAAAGCAACAAGAAGCAACAGAAATCTAGAAAGAAGAAGCCTGAAAAGAAGAATGGGAAGAAGGGTCAAAAGGGAAATTCGTCTCGAGGGGGCAACAGCAAAGACAAGCAGTTTCGCAAGATGAGTGGAACTTCTGGTTTGTGCTACAAGTCGATGGATTCTTGTGATAAAGTGCTTGTAGCTTCTACTGAATTAGATGCCCTTGATTCGAACTGTGGAACTAGCTTCTTGAAAAAATCAGTTACTGAAGTGCACTACTCAGTTGCAGAAGCGCTATGA
- the LOC108329555 gene encoding uncharacterized protein LOC108329555 isoform X1 produces MDMCSHDNFVNILGMTFSESLHIEDAQKPVHDPQGNDICSESDEKLCGAINKQETKVNTMCLTKSATFPTPNTTLPSSSSDEEANTLVTESLSEHSAHQTYSRSISLPVCVSVDNGVNVSCKAPLKLVSAMKGSREKHGGSQVKLNVKWAPDVYDPIPTLLSHTVKSNKKQQKSRKKKPEKKNGKKGQKGNSSRGGNSKDKQFRKMSGTSGLCYKSMDSCDKVLVASTELDALDSNCGTSFLKKSVTEVHYSVAEAL; encoded by the exons ATGGACATGTGCTCTCatgacaattttgtaaatattcttGGAATGACTTTTAGTGAGTCACTACATATTGAAGATGCCCAGAAACCTGTACACGATCCCCAGGGTAATGATATCTGTAGTGAGAGTGACGAAAAATTGTGTGGAGCAATTAACAAGCAAGAGACAAAAGTAAACACGATGTGTTTGACAAAATCTGCAACCTTCCCAACTCCTAATACAACATTGCCTTCAAGCTCGTCTGATGAGGAGGCCAATACATTGGTCACAGAATCACTATCTGAGCATTCTGCTCATCAAACTTACTCACGCTCAATATCTCTGCCT GTTTGCGTTTCTGTTGATAATGGAGTAAATGTATCTTGTAAG GCTCCTCTGAAGCTCGTATCTGCCATGAAAGGTAGCCGTGAGAAACATGGGGGATCACAGGTGAAACTAAATGTGAAATGGGCGCCCGATGTGTATGATCCGATACCTACATTGTTATCACACACTGTCAAAAGCAACAAGAAGCAACAGAAATCTAGAAAGAAGAAGCCTGAAAAGAAGAATGGGAAGAAGGGTCAAAAGGGAAATTCGTCTCGAGGGGGCAACAGCAAAGACAAGCAGTTTCGCAAGATGAGTGGAACTTCTGGTTTGTGCTACAAGTCGATGGATTCTTGTGATAAAGTGCTTGTAGCTTCTACTGAATTAGATGCCCTTGATTCGAACTGTGGAACTAGCTTCTTGAAAAAATCAGTTACTGAAGTGCACTACTCAGTTGCAGAAGCGCTATGA
- the LOC108326963 gene encoding uncharacterized protein LOC108326963, with amino-acid sequence MSAFPNGSNSNLDNLLLQTMMGRLQLRAPINNPLVTQSLEDFLFNDLDEDDADEESFEGKSELVREEAKLEKEVIKIILSGNGESLLKPNSGQAVSVRDHHICVGFQDEEASGYRVWEWHGHIMAFDEEFGYNPEYIYGNYFQWFKPRPGCASAAVADPVVKKEEEEEEEEEKQENQGLRELIETKDSADARILHRNINAASPSLTGTR; translated from the exons ATGAGTGCGTTCCCGAACGGTTCCAACTCGAACTTGGACAACCTGCTCCTGCAAACCATGATGGGCAGGCTCCAGCTGCGAGCTCCGATCAACAACCCTTTGGTTACGCAGTCTCTCGAGGACTTCCTATTCAACGACCTCGACGAGGACGACGCGGACGAAGAGAGCTTCGAAGGGAAGTCGGAGCTGGTGAGGGAGGAGGCTAAGCTGGAGAAGGAAGTCATCAAAATCATCCTCAGCGGCAACGGCGAATCCCTCTTGAAACCCAATTCGGGCCAGGCGGTGTCTGTTAGGGACCACCACATCTGCGTCGGGTTTCAAGACGAAGAGGCTTCTGGGTATCGCGTGTGGGAGTGGCACGGCCACATCATGGCTTTCGACGAGGAATTTGGTTACAATCCTGAGTATATATACGGTAATTACTTTCAGTGGTTTAAGCCTAGACCTGGTTGTGCCTCTGCTGCTGTTGCGGATCCTGTTGTcaagaaagaggaagaggaagaggaggaggaggagaaacaGGAGAACCAGGGTTTGAGGGAGTTGATTGAGACCAAGGATTCCGCCGATGCTCGCATTCTTCACAGGAACATCAACGCGGCTTCTCCTAG CCTGACAGGTACAAGATAA
- the LOC108329629 gene encoding soluble inorganic pyrophosphatase 4: protein MVETDMETETAANVVPSKETPNKDPVSHQSSHPPLNERIISSMTRRSVAAHPWHDLEIGPGAPTIFNCVIEIGKGSKVKYELDKKSGLIKIDRVLYSSVVYPHNYGFIPRTICEDSDPLDVLIIMQEPVLPGCFLRAKAIGLMPMIDQGEKDDKIIAVCADDPEYRHYNDIKELPPHRLAEIRRFFEDYKKNENKEVAVNDFLPASAAFEAVKRSMSLYADYIVESLRR, encoded by the exons ATGGTTGAAACAGACATGGAGACCGAAACT GCTGCAAACGTGGTTCCGTCAAAGGAGACTCCAAACAAGGATCCCGTTTCTCATCAGTCCTCACATCCTCCTCTTAATGAAAGGATTATATCATCCATGACCAGGAGATCTGTTGCTGCTCACCCGTGGCATGACCTTGAGATAG GGCCTGGCGCTCCAACGATCTTCAATTGT GTGATTGAGATAGGGAAAGGAAGCAAGGTGAAATACGAGCTGGATAAAAAATCGGGACTTATCAAG ATCGATCGCGTGCTTTACTCATCGGTTGTGTATCCTCACAACTATGGTTTTATCCCACGTACTATTTGTGAGGACAGTGATCCCCTGGATGTCTTGATCATCATGCAG GAGCCAGTTCTTCCCGGCTGCTTTCTTCGGGCCAAAGCAATCGGTCTCATGCCCATGATTGATCAG GGGGagaaagatgataaaataatcgcTGTCTGTGCTGATGATCCTGAGTATCGTCATTACAATGATATCAAGGAGCTTCCTCCACATCGTTTAGCTGAAATTCGTCGCTTTTTTGAAGACT ACAAGAAGAATGAAAACAAGGAAGTTGCTGTAAACGACTTTTTGCCTGCCTCAGCTGCTTTTGAAGCGGTTAAGAGATCCAT GAGCTTGTATGCGGACTACATAGTGGAAAGCTTGAGGCGGTAG